From the Corythoichthys intestinalis isolate RoL2023-P3 chromosome 13, ASM3026506v1, whole genome shotgun sequence genome, one window contains:
- the clcn3 gene encoding H(+)/Cl(-) exchange transporter 3 isoform X3 → MESEQLYHRGYRNSRNSYNSIASASSDEELLDGAGIVMDFHTTEDDNLLDGDASSPGSNYAMSNGGGAPSSSTHLLDFLEEPIPGVGTYDDFHTIDWVREKCKDRERHRKINSKKKESAWEFTKSLYDAWSGWLVVTLTGLASGALAGLIDIAADWMNDLKEGVCLSAMWFNHEQCCWTSNETTFAERDKCPQWKSWAELILGQAEGPGSYIMNYFMYIYWALSFAFLAVCLVKVFAPYACGSGIPEIKTILSGFIIRGYLGKWTLMIKTITLVLAVASGLSLGKEGPLVHVACCCGNIFSYLFPKYSKNEAKKREVLSAASAAGVSVAFGAPIGGVLFSLEEVSYYFPLKTLWRSFFAALVAAFVLRSINPFGNSRLVLFYVEYHTPWYLFELIPFILLGVFGGLWGAFFIRANIAWCRRRKSTRFGKYPVLEVILVAAITAVVAFPNPYTRQNTSELIKELFTDCGPLESSQLCQYRSQMNGSKAFTDNPNRPAGPGVYAAMWQLCLALIFKIIMTIFTFGLKVPSGLFIPSMAIGAIAGRIVGIAVEQLAYYHHDWFLFKEWCEVGADCITPGLYAMVGAAACLGGVTRMTVSLVVIVFELTGGLEYIVPLMAAVMTSKWVGDAFGREGIYEAHIRLNGYPFLDAKEEFTHTTLAREVMRPRRCDPPLAVLTQDDLTVEDLQAVINETSYNGFPVIVSKESQRLVGFALRRDITIAIENARRKQEGIMLNSRVYFTQHAPTLPADSPRPLKLRSILDMSPFTVTDHTPMEIVVDIFRKLGLRQCLVTHNGIVLGIITKKNILEHLEELKHNTESLASSGHHHKKGYPASHGPNGKSRSRVHHVQLICSFQDCWEDQDQDQEEGARLLDSAHL, encoded by the exons ATGGAGTCGGAGCAGCTTTACCACAGAGGCTACAGGAACAGCAGGAACAGCTACAACAGCATCGCCAGTGCCAGCAGCGACGAGGAGCTGCTCGATGGAGCCGGCATCGTCATGGACTTCCACACTACAGAGGACGACAACCTGCTAGATGGGGACGCCTCCTCTCCAG GGTCTAACTATGCCATGTCGAACGGGGGCGGCGCACCCAGCAGCTCTACCCACCTGCTGGACTTTTTAGAGGAGCCCATTCCAGGCGTGGGAACCTACGATGACTTCCACACCATCGACTGGGTGCGCGAGAAGTGCAAGGACCGAGAGAGGCACCGTAAG ATCAACAGTAAGAAGAAGGAGTCTGCGTGGGAGTTCACCAAGAGTCTGTATGACGCCTGGTCCGGATGGCTGGTGGTTACGCTAACAGGCTTAGCCTCCG GCGCGCTGGCCGGCCTGATAGACATCGCCGCCGACTGGATGAACGACCTAAAAGAGGGCGTGTGCCTGAGCGCCATGTGGTTCAACCACGAGCAGTGCTGCTGGACGTCCAACGAGACCACCTTCGCCGAGAGGGACAAGTGTCCCCAGTGGAAGAGCTGGGCTGAGCTCATCCTGGGCCAAGCCGAG GGTCCGGGCTCGTACATCATGAACTACTTCATGTACATCTACTGGGCCCTGTCTTTCGCCTTCCTTGCGGTGTGTCTCGTCAAGGTCTTTGCTCCGTATGCCTGTGGATCGGGGATTCCGGAG ATTAAGACCATCCTGAGCGGGTTTATTATCAGAGGCTACCTGGGCAAGTGGACCCTGATGATAAAGACCATCACCTTGGTCCTAGCGGTGGCATCGGGTCTGAGTCTGGGAAAGGAGGGCCCGCTAGTTCACGTGGCGTGCTGCTGTGGAAACATCTTCTCTTATCTCTTCCCCAAGTACAGCAAGAACGAGGCAAAGAAGCGAGAG GTCCTCTCCGCCGCATCGGCAGCTGGCGTGTCGGTGGCGTTTGGAGCCCCGATAGGTGGCGTTCTCTTCAGCCTGGAAGAG GTGAGCTACTACTTCCCTCTCAAGACACTGTGGCGCTCCTTTTTCGCCGCCCTGGTAGCCGCCTTTGTCCTTCGTTCCATTAACCCGTTTGGGAACAGCCGTCTGGTGCTGTTCTACGTGGAGTACCACACACCCTGGTACCTGTTTGAGCTCATCCCCTTCATCCTTCTGGGAGTTTTCGGAGGCCTCTGGGGCGCTTTCTTTATTCGGGCTAACATTGCTTGGTGTCGGCGACGGAAGTCCACCCGCTTCG GCAAATACCCGGTTTTGGAGGTGATCCTTGTGGCGGCCATCACAGCAGTCGTGGCGTTCCCTAACCCGTATACCCGCCAGAACACCAGTGAGCTGATCAAGGAGCTCTTTACCGACTGTGGCCCGCTAGAGTCCTCGCAGCTCTGCCAGTACCGCAGCCAGATGAACGGCAGCAAGGCCTTCACGGACAACCCCAACCGCCCCGCTGGGCCCGGTGTCTACGCCGCCATGTGGCAGCTCTGCCTGGCGCTCATCTTTAAAATCATCATGACCATCTTCACATTCGGCCTCAAG GTTCCGTCAGGTTTGTTCATTCCCAGCATGGCCATCGGAGCCATCGCCGGGCGAATCGTCGGCATCGCCGTGGAGCAACTGGCATATTACCACCACGACTGGTTCCTGTTCAAAGAGTGGTGTGAGGTGGGCGCAGACTGTATTACGCCGGGACTGTACGCCATGGTGGGGGCCGCTGCTTGCCTCG GCGGCGTCACCCGTATGACCGTTTCCTTAGTGGTCATTGTCTTCGAGCTGACCGGTGGACTGGAGTACATCGTACCCCTGATGGCCGCTGTCATGACCAGCAAATGGGTGGGCGACGCCTTTGGCCGAGAGGGGATCTACGAGGCCCACATCCGTCTCAACGGCTACCCCTTCCTGGACGCCAAGGAGGAATTCACACACACCACGCTGGCCAGGGAGGTGATGAGGCCGCGCCGCTGCGACCCGCCGCTGGCCGTGCTGACCCAAGACGACCTGACCGTCGAGGACCTCCAAGCCGTCATCAACGAAACCAGTTACAATGGTTTTCCCGTCATCGTGTCCAAGGAGTCTCAGAGGCTCGTGGGTTTCGCTCTGCGTAGGGATATCACTATCGCTATAG AGAACGCCCGCCGCAAACAAGAGGGCATCATGTTGAACTCCAGGGTGTACTTCACCCAGCACGCCCCCACCCTGCCCGCGGACAGCCCCCGGCCCCTCAAGCTGCGCTCCATCCTGGACATGAGCCCCTTCACCGTCACCGACCACACCCCCATGGAAATTGTGGTGGACATCTTCAGGAAGCTGGGGCTGCGCCAGTGCCTGGTCACTCACAACGG GATTGTATTGGGCATCATCACAAAGAAGAATATATTAGAGCATCTGGAGGAGCTCAAGCACAACACAGAGTCCCTG GCGTCTTCTGGGCATCATCACAAAAAAGGATATCCTGCGTCACATGGCCCAAATGGCAAATCAAGATCCCGAGTCCATCATGTTCAACTGATCTGCTCCTTTCAGGACTGCTGGGAGGACCAGGACCAGGACCAGGAGGAAGGAGCGCGCCTCCTGGACAGCGCCCATCTCTGA
- the clcn3 gene encoding H(+)/Cl(-) exchange transporter 3 isoform X2 produces MEEEDASADPYLPYDGGGDTIPLQEIPRRGSNYAMSNGGGAPSSSTHLLDFLEEPIPGVGTYDDFHTIDWVREKCKDRERHRKINSKKKESAWEFTKSLYDAWSGWLVVTLTGLASGALAGLIDIAADWMNDLKEGVCLSAMWFNHEQCCWTSNETTFAERDKCPQWKSWAELILGQAEGPGSYIMNYFMYIYWALSFAFLAVCLVKVFAPYACGSGIPEIKTILSGFIIRGYLGKWTLMIKTITLVLAVASGLSLGKEGPLVHVACCCGNIFSYLFPKYSKNEAKKREVLSAASAAGVSVAFGAPIGGVLFSLEEVSYYFPLKTLWRSFFAALVAAFVLRSINPFGNSRLVLFYVEYHTPWYLFELIPFILLGVFGGLWGAFFIRANIAWCRRRKSTRFGKYPVLEVILVAAITAVVAFPNPYTRQNTSELIKELFTDCGPLESSQLCQYRSQMNGSKAFTDNPNRPAGPGVYAAMWQLCLALIFKIIMTIFTFGLKVPSGLFIPSMAIGAIAGRIVGIAVEQLAYYHHDWFLFKEWCEVGADCITPGLYAMVGAAACLGGVTRMTVSLVVIVFELTGGLEYIVPLMAAVMTSKWVGDAFGREGIYEAHIRLNGYPFLDAKEEFTHTTLAREVMRPRRCDPPLAVLTQDDLTVEDLQAVINETSYNGFPVIVSKESQRLVGFALRRDITIAIENARRKQEGIMLNSRVYFTQHAPTLPADSPRPLKLRSILDMSPFTVTDHTPMEIVVDIFRKLGLRQCLVTHNGRLLGIITKKDILRHMAQMANQDPESIMFN; encoded by the exons ATGGAGGAGGAGGACGCGAGCGCCGACCCCTATTTGCCTTACGACGGGGGAGGGGACACCATCCCCCTGCAGGAGATCCCCAGGCGAG GGTCTAACTATGCCATGTCGAACGGGGGCGGCGCACCCAGCAGCTCTACCCACCTGCTGGACTTTTTAGAGGAGCCCATTCCAGGCGTGGGAACCTACGATGACTTCCACACCATCGACTGGGTGCGCGAGAAGTGCAAGGACCGAGAGAGGCACCGTAAG ATCAACAGTAAGAAGAAGGAGTCTGCGTGGGAGTTCACCAAGAGTCTGTATGACGCCTGGTCCGGATGGCTGGTGGTTACGCTAACAGGCTTAGCCTCCG GCGCGCTGGCCGGCCTGATAGACATCGCCGCCGACTGGATGAACGACCTAAAAGAGGGCGTGTGCCTGAGCGCCATGTGGTTCAACCACGAGCAGTGCTGCTGGACGTCCAACGAGACCACCTTCGCCGAGAGGGACAAGTGTCCCCAGTGGAAGAGCTGGGCTGAGCTCATCCTGGGCCAAGCCGAG GGTCCGGGCTCGTACATCATGAACTACTTCATGTACATCTACTGGGCCCTGTCTTTCGCCTTCCTTGCGGTGTGTCTCGTCAAGGTCTTTGCTCCGTATGCCTGTGGATCGGGGATTCCGGAG ATTAAGACCATCCTGAGCGGGTTTATTATCAGAGGCTACCTGGGCAAGTGGACCCTGATGATAAAGACCATCACCTTGGTCCTAGCGGTGGCATCGGGTCTGAGTCTGGGAAAGGAGGGCCCGCTAGTTCACGTGGCGTGCTGCTGTGGAAACATCTTCTCTTATCTCTTCCCCAAGTACAGCAAGAACGAGGCAAAGAAGCGAGAG GTCCTCTCCGCCGCATCGGCAGCTGGCGTGTCGGTGGCGTTTGGAGCCCCGATAGGTGGCGTTCTCTTCAGCCTGGAAGAG GTGAGCTACTACTTCCCTCTCAAGACACTGTGGCGCTCCTTTTTCGCCGCCCTGGTAGCCGCCTTTGTCCTTCGTTCCATTAACCCGTTTGGGAACAGCCGTCTGGTGCTGTTCTACGTGGAGTACCACACACCCTGGTACCTGTTTGAGCTCATCCCCTTCATCCTTCTGGGAGTTTTCGGAGGCCTCTGGGGCGCTTTCTTTATTCGGGCTAACATTGCTTGGTGTCGGCGACGGAAGTCCACCCGCTTCG GCAAATACCCGGTTTTGGAGGTGATCCTTGTGGCGGCCATCACAGCAGTCGTGGCGTTCCCTAACCCGTATACCCGCCAGAACACCAGTGAGCTGATCAAGGAGCTCTTTACCGACTGTGGCCCGCTAGAGTCCTCGCAGCTCTGCCAGTACCGCAGCCAGATGAACGGCAGCAAGGCCTTCACGGACAACCCCAACCGCCCCGCTGGGCCCGGTGTCTACGCCGCCATGTGGCAGCTCTGCCTGGCGCTCATCTTTAAAATCATCATGACCATCTTCACATTCGGCCTCAAG GTTCCGTCAGGTTTGTTCATTCCCAGCATGGCCATCGGAGCCATCGCCGGGCGAATCGTCGGCATCGCCGTGGAGCAACTGGCATATTACCACCACGACTGGTTCCTGTTCAAAGAGTGGTGTGAGGTGGGCGCAGACTGTATTACGCCGGGACTGTACGCCATGGTGGGGGCCGCTGCTTGCCTCG GCGGCGTCACCCGTATGACCGTTTCCTTAGTGGTCATTGTCTTCGAGCTGACCGGTGGACTGGAGTACATCGTACCCCTGATGGCCGCTGTCATGACCAGCAAATGGGTGGGCGACGCCTTTGGCCGAGAGGGGATCTACGAGGCCCACATCCGTCTCAACGGCTACCCCTTCCTGGACGCCAAGGAGGAATTCACACACACCACGCTGGCCAGGGAGGTGATGAGGCCGCGCCGCTGCGACCCGCCGCTGGCCGTGCTGACCCAAGACGACCTGACCGTCGAGGACCTCCAAGCCGTCATCAACGAAACCAGTTACAATGGTTTTCCCGTCATCGTGTCCAAGGAGTCTCAGAGGCTCGTGGGTTTCGCTCTGCGTAGGGATATCACTATCGCTATAG AGAACGCCCGCCGCAAACAAGAGGGCATCATGTTGAACTCCAGGGTGTACTTCACCCAGCACGCCCCCACCCTGCCCGCGGACAGCCCCCGGCCCCTCAAGCTGCGCTCCATCCTGGACATGAGCCCCTTCACCGTCACCGACCACACCCCCATGGAAATTGTGGTGGACATCTTCAGGAAGCTGGGGCTGCGCCAGTGCCTGGTCACTCACAACGG GCGTCTTCTGGGCATCATCACAAAAAAGGATATCCTGCGTCACATGGCCCAAATGGCAAATCAAGATCCCGAGTCCATCATGTTCAACTGA
- the mfap3l gene encoding microfibrillar-associated protein 3-like, translating to MFRATRLGFVLAWRLAAIYAIADASSGDGSGSEGGGGSVPAALAATSQLIAREGSCVLINCNVSGDPFPSIKWFNSHGDAVDTDGGGKWWLLENGVLNISGVEFADRGKYTCVASNAYGTSNCTVTLRVVFTKGDMGVYYMVVCLVTFTIIMVLNVTRLCMMSSHLKKTEKAINEFFRTEGAEKLQKAFEIAKRIPIITSAKTLELAKVTQFKTMELARYIEELARSIPLPPLIMNCRTFMEEILEVVGVEEMRHTFLRQAPEIRRGGEHSGEVFAGQPERSESPAADSDNSSVQEQPRHIAIQVSVHPRLEPDPVPSRDDAEGGTNERPAATSPPPCQVFYESHV from the exons ATGTTTCGGGCCACCCGGCTAGGGTTTGTGCTAGCATGGCGGCTGGCGGCCATTTACGCTATCGCCGACGCTTCGTCAGGAGACGGGAGCGGCTCTGAAGGCGGGGGCGGGTCGGTGCCGGCCGCGCTGGCCGCCACCAGCCAGCTGATCGCCCGTGAGGGAAGTTGCGTGCTGATCAACTGCAACGTCAGCGGCGACCCCTTCCCAAGCATCAAGTGGTTCAACTCTCACGGAGACGCGGTGGACACCGACGGCG GCGGCAAGTGGTGGCTGCTGGAGAATGGCGTCCTCAACATCAGCGGCGTGGAATTCGCCGACCGCGGCAAGTACACGTGCGTGGCCTCCAACGCGTACGGCACCTCCAACTGCACGGTGACGCTGCGCGTGGTCTTCACCAAGGGCGACATGGGCGTCTACTACATGGTGGTGTGCCTGGTGACCTTCACCATCATCATGGTGCTCAACGTGACGCGGCTGTGCATGATGAGCAGCCACTTGAAGAAGacagagaaagccatcaacgagttCTTCCGCACCGAGGGCGCGGAGAAGTTGCAGAAGGCCTTCGAGATCGCCAAGCGCATCCCAATCATCACCTCGGCCAAGACGCTGGAGCTGGCTAAGGTCACGCAGTTCAAGACCATGGAGCTGGCGCGCTACATCGAGGAGCTGGCGCGCAGCATCCCGCTGCCGCCGCTCATCATGAACTGCCGCACCTTCATGGAGGAGATCCTAGAGGTGGTGGGCGTGGAGGAGATGAGGCACACCTTCCTCAGGCAGGCGCCCGAGATCCGCCGGGGCGGGGAACACTCCGGGGAGGTCTTCGCGGGACAACCCGAGCGCAGCGAGTCCCCCGCCGCCGACTCTGACAACTCGTCCGTCCAGGAGCAGCCGCGGCACATCGCCATCCAGGTGTCGGTGCACCCTAGGCTGGAGCCGGACCCCGTCCCGTCCAGGGATGACGCAGAAGGCGGCACAAACGAGCGGCCCGCTGCCACTAGTCCGCCGCCCTGTCAGGTGTTTTATGAGAGTCACGTATGA
- the clcn3 gene encoding H(+)/Cl(-) exchange transporter 3 isoform X1 — translation MESEQLYHRGYRNSRNSYNSIASASSDEELLDGAGIVMDFHTTEDDNLLDGDASSPGSNYAMSNGGGAPSSSTHLLDFLEEPIPGVGTYDDFHTIDWVREKCKDRERHRKINSKKKESAWEFTKSLYDAWSGWLVVTLTGLASGALAGLIDIAADWMNDLKEGVCLSAMWFNHEQCCWTSNETTFAERDKCPQWKSWAELILGQAEGPGSYIMNYFMYIYWALSFAFLAVCLVKVFAPYACGSGIPEIKTILSGFIIRGYLGKWTLMIKTITLVLAVASGLSLGKEGPLVHVACCCGNIFSYLFPKYSKNEAKKREVLSAASAAGVSVAFGAPIGGVLFSLEEVSYYFPLKTLWRSFFAALVAAFVLRSINPFGNSRLVLFYVEYHTPWYLFELIPFILLGVFGGLWGAFFIRANIAWCRRRKSTRFGKYPVLEVILVAAITAVVAFPNPYTRQNTSELIKELFTDCGPLESSQLCQYRSQMNGSKAFTDNPNRPAGPGVYAAMWQLCLALIFKIIMTIFTFGLKVPSGLFIPSMAIGAIAGRIVGIAVEQLAYYHHDWFLFKEWCEVGADCITPGLYAMVGAAACLGGVTRMTVSLVVIVFELTGGLEYIVPLMAAVMTSKWVGDAFGREGIYEAHIRLNGYPFLDAKEEFTHTTLAREVMRPRRCDPPLAVLTQDDLTVEDLQAVINETSYNGFPVIVSKESQRLVGFALRRDITIAIENARRKQEGIMLNSRVYFTQHAPTLPADSPRPLKLRSILDMSPFTVTDHTPMEIVVDIFRKLGLRQCLVTHNGRLLGIITKKDILRHMAQMANQDPESIMFN, via the exons ATGGAGTCGGAGCAGCTTTACCACAGAGGCTACAGGAACAGCAGGAACAGCTACAACAGCATCGCCAGTGCCAGCAGCGACGAGGAGCTGCTCGATGGAGCCGGCATCGTCATGGACTTCCACACTACAGAGGACGACAACCTGCTAGATGGGGACGCCTCCTCTCCAG GGTCTAACTATGCCATGTCGAACGGGGGCGGCGCACCCAGCAGCTCTACCCACCTGCTGGACTTTTTAGAGGAGCCCATTCCAGGCGTGGGAACCTACGATGACTTCCACACCATCGACTGGGTGCGCGAGAAGTGCAAGGACCGAGAGAGGCACCGTAAG ATCAACAGTAAGAAGAAGGAGTCTGCGTGGGAGTTCACCAAGAGTCTGTATGACGCCTGGTCCGGATGGCTGGTGGTTACGCTAACAGGCTTAGCCTCCG GCGCGCTGGCCGGCCTGATAGACATCGCCGCCGACTGGATGAACGACCTAAAAGAGGGCGTGTGCCTGAGCGCCATGTGGTTCAACCACGAGCAGTGCTGCTGGACGTCCAACGAGACCACCTTCGCCGAGAGGGACAAGTGTCCCCAGTGGAAGAGCTGGGCTGAGCTCATCCTGGGCCAAGCCGAG GGTCCGGGCTCGTACATCATGAACTACTTCATGTACATCTACTGGGCCCTGTCTTTCGCCTTCCTTGCGGTGTGTCTCGTCAAGGTCTTTGCTCCGTATGCCTGTGGATCGGGGATTCCGGAG ATTAAGACCATCCTGAGCGGGTTTATTATCAGAGGCTACCTGGGCAAGTGGACCCTGATGATAAAGACCATCACCTTGGTCCTAGCGGTGGCATCGGGTCTGAGTCTGGGAAAGGAGGGCCCGCTAGTTCACGTGGCGTGCTGCTGTGGAAACATCTTCTCTTATCTCTTCCCCAAGTACAGCAAGAACGAGGCAAAGAAGCGAGAG GTCCTCTCCGCCGCATCGGCAGCTGGCGTGTCGGTGGCGTTTGGAGCCCCGATAGGTGGCGTTCTCTTCAGCCTGGAAGAG GTGAGCTACTACTTCCCTCTCAAGACACTGTGGCGCTCCTTTTTCGCCGCCCTGGTAGCCGCCTTTGTCCTTCGTTCCATTAACCCGTTTGGGAACAGCCGTCTGGTGCTGTTCTACGTGGAGTACCACACACCCTGGTACCTGTTTGAGCTCATCCCCTTCATCCTTCTGGGAGTTTTCGGAGGCCTCTGGGGCGCTTTCTTTATTCGGGCTAACATTGCTTGGTGTCGGCGACGGAAGTCCACCCGCTTCG GCAAATACCCGGTTTTGGAGGTGATCCTTGTGGCGGCCATCACAGCAGTCGTGGCGTTCCCTAACCCGTATACCCGCCAGAACACCAGTGAGCTGATCAAGGAGCTCTTTACCGACTGTGGCCCGCTAGAGTCCTCGCAGCTCTGCCAGTACCGCAGCCAGATGAACGGCAGCAAGGCCTTCACGGACAACCCCAACCGCCCCGCTGGGCCCGGTGTCTACGCCGCCATGTGGCAGCTCTGCCTGGCGCTCATCTTTAAAATCATCATGACCATCTTCACATTCGGCCTCAAG GTTCCGTCAGGTTTGTTCATTCCCAGCATGGCCATCGGAGCCATCGCCGGGCGAATCGTCGGCATCGCCGTGGAGCAACTGGCATATTACCACCACGACTGGTTCCTGTTCAAAGAGTGGTGTGAGGTGGGCGCAGACTGTATTACGCCGGGACTGTACGCCATGGTGGGGGCCGCTGCTTGCCTCG GCGGCGTCACCCGTATGACCGTTTCCTTAGTGGTCATTGTCTTCGAGCTGACCGGTGGACTGGAGTACATCGTACCCCTGATGGCCGCTGTCATGACCAGCAAATGGGTGGGCGACGCCTTTGGCCGAGAGGGGATCTACGAGGCCCACATCCGTCTCAACGGCTACCCCTTCCTGGACGCCAAGGAGGAATTCACACACACCACGCTGGCCAGGGAGGTGATGAGGCCGCGCCGCTGCGACCCGCCGCTGGCCGTGCTGACCCAAGACGACCTGACCGTCGAGGACCTCCAAGCCGTCATCAACGAAACCAGTTACAATGGTTTTCCCGTCATCGTGTCCAAGGAGTCTCAGAGGCTCGTGGGTTTCGCTCTGCGTAGGGATATCACTATCGCTATAG AGAACGCCCGCCGCAAACAAGAGGGCATCATGTTGAACTCCAGGGTGTACTTCACCCAGCACGCCCCCACCCTGCCCGCGGACAGCCCCCGGCCCCTCAAGCTGCGCTCCATCCTGGACATGAGCCCCTTCACCGTCACCGACCACACCCCCATGGAAATTGTGGTGGACATCTTCAGGAAGCTGGGGCTGCGCCAGTGCCTGGTCACTCACAACGG GCGTCTTCTGGGCATCATCACAAAAAAGGATATCCTGCGTCACATGGCCCAAATGGCAAATCAAGATCCCGAGTCCATCATGTTCAACTGA